One Rhizobiales bacterium GAS188 DNA window includes the following coding sequences:
- a CDS encoding fatty-acyl-CoA synthase has protein sequence MTPYDIGLSRNEANFQPLTPLTFLERAASVFPTRAAIVHGTLRRDYAQFYSRSRRLASALAAHGVKRSDTVSTMLANTPPMLECHYGVPMLGAVLNALNTRLDAKILAFTLDHAETKVLIVDREFASVMREALRDAKVKPLVIDYDDPEYQGPGEPLGSLDYEAFLATGDPAYAWSPPRDEWDAISLNYTSGTTGNPKGVVYHHRGAALLAQGNIITSSMGKHPVYLWTLPMFHCNGWCFPWSISVVAGTHVCLRQVRAATIYELMARERVTHLCGAPIVMSTLLNAPPQEKRPLPHVVEFFTAAAPPPEAVLAAMKEAGFNVTHLYGLTETYGPAVVNDWQSHWDDLPASDQAVKKARQGVRYSALDALCVMDPLTMRPVPADGETIGEVMFRGNVVMKGYLKNEAATAEAFAGGWFHSGDLGVTHPDGYIQLKDRSKDIIISGGENISSIEVEDALFKHEAVQLVAVVAKPDPKWGETPCAFVELKPGMSATAEELLAWCRLHLAHYKCPRLFVFAEIPKTSTGKVQKYLLRERAKGFD, from the coding sequence ATGACGCCTTACGATATCGGCCTTTCCAGGAACGAGGCGAATTTCCAGCCGCTGACGCCCTTGACCTTTCTCGAGCGCGCCGCCTCGGTCTTCCCGACCCGGGCCGCGATCGTGCATGGGACGCTACGGCGCGACTATGCGCAATTCTACTCCCGTTCGCGCCGCCTCGCCTCGGCGCTCGCCGCCCATGGGGTGAAGCGCAGCGACACCGTCTCGACCATGCTCGCCAACACGCCCCCCATGCTCGAATGCCATTACGGCGTGCCGATGCTCGGGGCCGTGCTGAACGCGCTGAACACGCGCCTCGACGCCAAGATCCTGGCCTTCACGCTCGATCATGCCGAGACCAAGGTGCTGATCGTCGACCGGGAGTTTGCGAGCGTCATGCGCGAGGCCTTGCGCGACGCCAAGGTGAAGCCGCTCGTCATCGACTATGACGATCCCGAATATCAGGGGCCGGGCGAGCCTCTCGGCAGCCTCGATTATGAGGCCTTCCTCGCCACTGGCGATCCGGCCTACGCCTGGTCGCCGCCGCGCGACGAATGGGACGCCATCTCGCTCAACTACACCTCGGGCACCACCGGCAACCCGAAAGGCGTCGTCTACCATCATCGGGGCGCGGCCCTGCTCGCCCAGGGCAACATCATTACCTCGAGCATGGGCAAGCACCCGGTCTATTTGTGGACCTTGCCGATGTTCCACTGCAATGGCTGGTGCTTCCCCTGGTCGATCTCGGTGGTCGCCGGCACGCATGTCTGCCTGCGGCAGGTGCGGGCGGCGACGATCTACGAGCTGATGGCGCGCGAGCGCGTGACGCATCTCTGCGGCGCGCCGATCGTCATGTCGACGCTCCTCAACGCTCCGCCGCAGGAGAAGCGGCCCTTGCCGCATGTGGTCGAGTTCTTCACGGCCGCCGCCCCGCCGCCCGAGGCGGTGCTGGCCGCCATGAAGGAGGCCGGCTTCAACGTCACCCATCTCTACGGCCTCACCGAGACCTACGGCCCGGCCGTGGTCAATGACTGGCAGAGCCACTGGGACGATCTGCCCGCCTCCGACCAAGCCGTGAAGAAGGCGCGCCAGGGCGTGCGCTACAGCGCGCTCGACGCCTTATGCGTCATGGATCCGCTGACCATGCGGCCTGTGCCCGCCGACGGCGAAACGATCGGCGAGGTGATGTTTCGCGGCAATGTGGTGATGAAGGGCTATCTCAAGAACGAGGCCGCGACCGCCGAGGCCTTCGCCGGCGGCTGGTTCCATTCGGGCGATCTCGGCGTGACCCATCCGGACGGCTATATCCAGTTGAAGGACCGTTCCAAGGACATCATCATCTCGGGAGGCGAGAACATCTCCTCGATCGAGGTCGAGGATGCGCTGTTCAAGCATGAAGCGGTGCAGCTCGTCGCCGTGGTGGCGAAGCCCGACCCGAAATGGGGGGAGACGCCTTGCGCCTTCGTCGAGCTGAAACCCGGCATGAGCGCCACGGCCGAGGAGCTGCTCGCCTGGTGCCGCCTCCATCTCGCCCATTACAAATGCCCGCGCCTTTTCGTTTTCGCCGAGATCCCCAAGACCTCGACCGGAAAGGTGCAGAAATACCTGCTGCGGGAACGCGCTAAGGGCTTCGATTGA
- a CDS encoding ribonuclease D: MANRLHIGDLPAGYVPGAALAIDTETLGLNPHRDRLCLVQISRGDGDADLVQIAPDTTDCPNLKRVLADPKVLKLFHFARFDVAVLYHRFGVMPAPVWCTKIASKLTRTYTDRHGLRDLVRELLGIEISKQQQSSDWGAPTLTEAQLAYAASDVLHLHALKEKLEASLIRENRLDLASACFDFLPARAKLDLAGWNGDIFAHE; this comes from the coding sequence ATGGCAAATCGTTTGCACATCGGGGATCTGCCGGCCGGCTATGTGCCGGGTGCGGCGCTGGCTATCGACACCGAGACGCTCGGCCTCAACCCGCATCGCGACCGGCTGTGCCTGGTGCAGATTTCGCGTGGCGACGGCGATGCCGACCTCGTGCAGATCGCGCCGGATACGACCGATTGCCCGAACCTGAAGCGGGTGCTCGCCGACCCGAAGGTGTTGAAGCTTTTCCATTTCGCGCGCTTCGACGTCGCGGTGCTCTATCACCGCTTCGGCGTCATGCCGGCTCCGGTCTGGTGCACCAAGATCGCCTCGAAGCTCACCCGTACCTATACGGATCGGCATGGCTTGCGGGATCTGGTGCGCGAGCTCCTCGGCATCGAGATCTCGAAGCAGCAGCAATCCTCCGATTGGGGAGCGCCGACGCTGACCGAGGCGCAGCTTGCTTATGCGGCCTCCGACGTCCTGCATCTGCATGCGCTGAAGGAGAAGCTCGAAGCCTCCCTCATCCGCGAGAACAGGCTCGATCTCGCCAGCGCCTGCTTCGATTTCCTGCCGGCCCGCGCCAAGCTCGATCTCGCCGGCTGGAACGGCGACATCTTCGCGCATGAGTGA
- a CDS encoding nitrite transporter NirC, which produces MYSKTLDNFADVAAVKAAFSRDKPLAFFISSMMAGAYVGIGIILIFTLGQQVDPSLRSLVMGACFGIALTLVIFAGSDLFTGHTLFMTVGVARGSSDWAGLVRNWVMSWVGNLAGSVLLAWVFWLAGGGQVLKEGADLIYTASAAKMNAPALALIARAALCNWLVCLAIWTSARASSDAAKCILIWWCLFAFIACGFEHSVANMTVFSLALFGNHPPSVSFGGMAYNLLWVTLGNIIGGAGFVGLAYLGASPKEAGETLVATQVPATASAR; this is translated from the coding sequence ATGTATTCGAAGACACTCGACAATTTCGCCGATGTCGCTGCCGTCAAGGCGGCCTTTTCCCGCGACAAGCCCTTGGCGTTCTTCATCTCCTCGATGATGGCTGGCGCCTATGTGGGCATCGGCATCATCCTGATCTTCACGCTCGGCCAGCAGGTCGACCCGTCGCTGCGCAGCCTGGTCATGGGCGCCTGTTTCGGCATCGCGCTGACCTTGGTGATCTTCGCGGGCTCCGACCTGTTCACCGGCCACACGCTGTTCATGACGGTCGGTGTCGCGCGCGGCTCCTCGGATTGGGCGGGCCTCGTGCGCAACTGGGTGATGAGCTGGGTCGGCAATCTCGCGGGCTCCGTCCTGCTCGCCTGGGTGTTCTGGCTCGCCGGCGGCGGCCAGGTGCTGAAGGAAGGCGCAGACCTGATCTACACGGCCTCGGCCGCCAAGATGAACGCGCCGGCGCTTGCCCTCATCGCCCGCGCCGCCTTGTGCAACTGGCTCGTCTGCCTCGCCATCTGGACCAGCGCGCGCGCCAGCTCGGACGCCGCCAAATGCATCCTCATCTGGTGGTGCCTGTTCGCCTTCATCGCCTGCGGCTTCGAGCATTCGGTCGCCAACATGACGGTGTTCTCGCTGGCGCTGTTCGGCAACCACCCCCCGAGCGTCAGCTTCGGCGGCATGGCCTACAACCTGCTTTGGGTCACGCTCGGCAACATCATCGGCGGAGCGGGCTTCGTCGGCCTCGCCTATCTCGGCGCAAGCCCGAAGGAGGCAGGCGAAACCCTGGTGGCGACGCAGGTGCCCGCCACCGCCTCGGCGCGATGA
- a CDS encoding NAD(P)H-dependent nitrite reductase catalytic subunit, whose translation MTADFSPDQKRYLEGFLAGAQALRSVQAGAAPIPAAGASGHEGPDKAHLEAQDKLTGAGGKLSDPEKWKRAEHPFDAYSRFQAQARAGAYPKPDDNFRWRFHGLFYVAPAQDSYMCRLRIPNGILTHWQFAGVADLAERYGGGYAHVTTRANLQIREIKAQGAPDLVEGLTSLGIVTKGSGADNIRNVTGHATAGIDPQELIDTRPHTRAWHHHILNDRSLYGLPRKFNVGYDGGGSIPTLEDTNDIGFQAVRLREGIEFEGEPVAPGIWYRLTLGGITGHKDLARDTGVILKPEEATAVADAVVRVFIEHGDRSNRTKARLKYVLDAWGFPKFVAAIEEKLGRKLVKIDAAGIEPRPPHDRFAHIGVRAQKQAGLNWIGVAMPVGKLTVAQMRVLAAVAQHCGDGDIRLTVWQNLLVSGVPDAKLADAIAHIEACGLSAKADSVRSGLVACTGNQGCKFALSDTKGHALEIAEHLDGRVEIDQPVNIHLTGCPNSCAQHYVGDIGLVGVKVEVSEEEQVEGYHVVVGGGFGAQSRIGRELFANIPATEVPILIERMLKAYLGSRVGDESFHAFTNRHDIEALKALFAGAAS comes from the coding sequence ATGACGGCTGACTTCTCCCCCGACCAGAAGCGCTATCTCGAAGGCTTCCTGGCGGGGGCGCAGGCGTTGCGCTCGGTGCAGGCCGGGGCTGCGCCGATTCCGGCCGCGGGCGCCTCGGGCCATGAAGGGCCGGACAAAGCGCATCTCGAAGCCCAGGACAAGCTGACCGGAGCCGGCGGAAAATTGTCGGACCCTGAGAAATGGAAGCGCGCCGAACACCCCTTCGACGCTTATTCCCGCTTCCAGGCGCAGGCCCGCGCTGGCGCCTATCCGAAGCCGGACGATAATTTCCGCTGGCGCTTCCACGGCCTGTTCTATGTGGCGCCGGCGCAGGACAGCTATATGTGCCGGCTGCGCATCCCGAACGGCATCCTGACGCATTGGCAATTCGCCGGGGTGGCCGATCTCGCCGAGCGATATGGAGGCGGCTATGCGCATGTCACCACCCGCGCCAATCTGCAGATCCGCGAGATCAAGGCGCAAGGCGCCCCCGATCTGGTCGAGGGGCTGACCTCGCTCGGCATCGTCACCAAGGGCTCGGGTGCCGACAATATCCGCAACGTCACCGGCCATGCGACGGCCGGCATCGATCCGCAGGAGCTGATCGATACGCGCCCACATACGCGGGCCTGGCATCACCATATCCTCAATGACCGCTCGCTCTATGGCCTGCCGCGCAAGTTCAATGTCGGTTATGACGGCGGCGGCTCGATCCCGACCCTCGAAGACACCAACGATATCGGCTTCCAGGCCGTGCGGCTGCGCGAAGGCATCGAGTTCGAGGGAGAGCCTGTTGCGCCCGGCATCTGGTATCGCCTGACGCTCGGCGGCATCACCGGCCATAAGGACCTCGCCCGCGACACCGGCGTCATCCTAAAGCCCGAGGAGGCGACCGCTGTCGCCGATGCGGTGGTGCGCGTTTTCATCGAGCATGGCGACCGCAGCAACCGCACCAAGGCGCGCCTCAAATATGTGCTCGACGCCTGGGGCTTCCCGAAATTCGTCGCGGCCATCGAGGAGAAGCTCGGGCGCAAGCTCGTCAAGATCGATGCCGCCGGTATCGAGCCGCGTCCGCCCCATGACCGTTTCGCCCATATCGGCGTGCGTGCGCAGAAACAGGCCGGCCTGAACTGGATCGGCGTCGCCATGCCGGTCGGCAAGCTGACGGTGGCGCAGATGCGGGTGCTGGCCGCGGTCGCCCAACACTGCGGCGACGGCGATATCCGCCTCACCGTCTGGCAGAACCTCCTCGTCTCGGGCGTGCCGGACGCAAAGCTCGCCGACGCGATCGCCCATATCGAGGCTTGCGGCCTCTCGGCGAAGGCCGACAGCGTGCGCTCAGGTCTCGTCGCCTGCACCGGCAATCAGGGCTGCAAATTCGCGCTCTCCGACACCAAAGGTCATGCGCTGGAGATCGCGGAACATCTCGACGGCCGGGTCGAGATCGACCAGCCGGTGAATATCCACCTCACAGGGTGCCCGAATTCCTGCGCCCAGCATTATGTGGGCGATATCGGGCTCGTCGGCGTCAAGGTCGAGGTCAGCGAGGAGGAGCAGGTCGAAGGCTATCATGTCGTGGTCGGCGGCGGCTTCGGTGCCCAGTCCCGCATCGGCCGCGAGCTCTTCGCCAATATCCCGGCGACCGAGGTGCCAATCCTCATCGAGCGCATGCTCAAGGCCTATCTCGGCTCGCGCGTCGGCGATGAGAGCTTCCATGCCTTCACCAATCGCCATGACATCGAGGCATTGAAGGCGCTCTTCGCGGGCGCTGCGTCGTGA
- a CDS encoding NAD(P)H-dependent nitrite reductase flavoprotein subunit, which translates to MPVGTLLIPEDAPFTPEQRGWLSGFLAAVLSAPPAASPAASGDAAAAPAPVGPVLASNDEAPWHDPAMAIAERMQLADGKPLAPRLMAAMAQQDCGQCGYNCADYANALFGRKEERLNLCAPGGKETQRMLKALAVELSAPEGGKVLAEAKALAPSVGGNFGVALESLPVAADLGRRGRSRELPVEAAFLGRRLLNAPGSEKETWHVEFDLAESGIDYEVGDSFGIFPRNDLGLVDQVIAMLGASPELEIRGRKLRRILHEEISLGQAPDALFELFSYVSGGAARLKAKALARGEDPDGDAASLDVLATLHKFPQVRPHAEALVETLEPLQPRLYSISSSPKHEAGRLALTVDAVRYVMGKRRRLGVASTYLAERIDAGGRAKVFVQKAQHFALPADPAKPIIMIGPGTGIAPFRAFLQEREAIAASGRNWLFFGHQRQDYDFFYRDELHALRKRGVLTRLSLAWSRDGSEKYYVQDRMREVGAELWRWLAEGAHVYVCGDAKRMARDVEAALVDIVAEHGVRSLDEAVAFVQGLKRAERYQADVY; encoded by the coding sequence ATGCCGGTCGGTACATTGCTGATCCCGGAAGACGCGCCCTTCACGCCCGAGCAACGCGGCTGGCTGTCGGGGTTCCTGGCGGCGGTGCTGAGCGCCCCGCCGGCGGCGAGCCCCGCGGCAAGCGGCGATGCGGCTGCGGCGCCCGCTCCCGTCGGGCCTGTTCTCGCCAGCAATGACGAGGCCCCCTGGCACGATCCCGCGATGGCGATTGCCGAGCGCATGCAGCTCGCCGACGGCAAGCCGCTGGCGCCACGTCTGATGGCCGCCATGGCGCAGCAGGATTGCGGCCAATGCGGCTATAACTGTGCCGACTACGCCAACGCACTCTTCGGCCGCAAGGAGGAGCGGCTCAATCTCTGCGCGCCCGGCGGCAAGGAGACGCAGCGCATGTTGAAGGCGCTGGCCGTCGAGCTCAGCGCGCCAGAGGGGGGGAAAGTGCTTGCCGAGGCCAAAGCGCTGGCCCCTTCGGTCGGAGGCAATTTCGGCGTTGCGCTGGAGAGCCTGCCGGTAGCGGCCGATCTCGGGCGGCGCGGACGCAGCCGCGAGCTGCCGGTCGAGGCCGCATTCCTGGGCCGGCGCCTCCTCAACGCGCCGGGCTCCGAGAAAGAGACCTGGCATGTCGAGTTCGATCTTGCCGAAAGCGGCATCGATTATGAGGTCGGCGATTCCTTCGGCATCTTCCCAAGGAACGATCTCGGCCTCGTCGACCAGGTCATCGCCATGCTGGGTGCCTCCCCCGAGCTGGAGATACGGGGACGCAAGCTGCGCCGCATCCTCCACGAGGAGATCTCGCTCGGCCAGGCGCCGGACGCGCTGTTCGAACTGTTCTCCTATGTGTCGGGCGGCGCGGCGCGTCTGAAGGCCAAGGCGCTGGCGCGCGGCGAGGATCCGGACGGCGATGCGGCTTCGCTCGACGTGCTCGCGACCTTGCACAAATTCCCGCAAGTTCGGCCGCATGCCGAGGCCCTGGTCGAGACGCTCGAGCCCTTGCAGCCGCGCCTCTATTCCATCTCCTCCTCGCCCAAGCACGAGGCGGGGCGGCTCGCCCTTACGGTCGACGCCGTGCGCTACGTGATGGGCAAGCGCCGGCGCCTCGGCGTCGCCTCGACTTATTTGGCGGAGCGCATCGATGCGGGTGGGCGCGCCAAGGTCTTCGTGCAGAAGGCGCAGCATTTTGCTTTGCCGGCAGATCCTGCGAAGCCGATCATCATGATCGGGCCCGGCACCGGCATCGCCCCGTTCCGCGCCTTCCTGCAGGAGCGCGAGGCGATCGCCGCGAGCGGGCGCAACTGGCTGTTCTTCGGTCATCAGCGCCAGGATTACGACTTCTTCTACCGCGACGAGCTGCATGCGCTGCGCAAGAGGGGCGTGCTGACGCGGCTGTCGCTCGCCTGGTCGCGCGACGGCTCCGAGAAATATTATGTGCAGGACCGGATGCGCGAGGTCGGGGCGGAGCTGTGGCGCTGGCTCGCCGAGGGCGCGCATGTCTATGTCTGCGGCGACGCCAAGCGCATGGCGAGGGACGTCGAGGCAGCGCTCGTCGACATCGTGGCCGAGCATGGGGTGCGCAGCCTCGACGAGGCCGTCGCCTTCGTGCAGGGGCTCAAGCGCGCCGAGCGCTATCAGGCAGACGTTTACTGA
- a CDS encoding outer membrane autotransporter barrel domain-containing protein, whose product MPTFARSLLSRVSFAALIAGTGVSAAQAQDATWVGGGAPVTNEWTQDNNWNPGTAPTGTATFDVSAVNSVLSSGLVSVNAVNFTAASSTYNISTNDIFLLNGTGIANANTGATQTFNVNSSMVFNNSSSASAGLGGVTYSVAGAMAFHGTSTAGTALINNSILVDFFDNSTAGNSTIFNNLNLGFNNSSTAGNANIINNLNGLVQFADSSTAGGANILNNSGAIQFLNTSSLGSAHIVNVAGSTTQFSNSSSAGSGSIANTGTVSFNNTSTAASANIQNGNSLVFNDSSTAGNAIINNLGAGSTIDFFNTSSALGANITNNGTSFLDFHASSTAGNANITNNASGTIQLFDSSTAGNATISNALNATTQLFGTATLGNATITNGGNITFNGSSTAGNATITTNSVGDVVFSGTSSGGRASFITNAGGVFDMSLLTSAGMTAGSIAGAGNYFLGSKVLTVGGNNQSTSVSGVISDGGFGGGTGGSLIKTGTGTLTLSGLNTYSGGTFLNGGVLAVSSDANLGAASGGLSFDGGTLRAVGTLSSARSVTLNPGGGTLDAATGGITLSSNIIDGSGPGGLTIMSSGGGRQVLLSGNNSYSGATIVAPGGVLVAGSANAFSKNSDFTVNGNVALGGFNSTIKSLSGSGSVANVFGGPATLTIAPPSGTTTFSGGISDSPGNALTLAKAGAGTQVLTGANTYTGGTMLNAGTLGVGNSSALGTGPLTMQDGTTLQFVSSAMLSNAINFPGVDPTIDTGGNAVVLAGVISGTGGITKIGSGFLFLNGIDTYTGATTVSAGTLIVNGSIASSAVTVAGGAVLGGGGTVGALTVQGGATVTPSRAGGFIVPGGSPFATLNVSGNVTFAPGSTFLVGVNAAGQSDKLLAAGTATLQGGTVQVQAASGMYMPTTRYTLLTANGGVSGTFASLTTSTNLAFLTPTLSYDANDVFLGFTPTKTFPSVAITRNQATTAAAVQALGLGNPVYNVVLNQSVAGARQAFDALSGEVHASAVTAAFEDSRLPRDAILDRLSQHEAPTLGAATTMTGAYAADLPSGKHPNLAPVEVRMYQPHVFGVWGQGFGNWGTTGSDNNAAKLTRDTGGFIIGADTTLSTGWSGVWRLGVAGGYTDDSIKVSARSSSGDYQSIFGAVYGGTSYGAFDLKLGAIAASTDTHTSRSIVFPMFSGTASSSYGGYAVQGFAEAGYRLPFHWSIWSYVPGLESLSVTYEPFLQAAIVHIGQDRYAETAFAAGFGGAAGLVGAAHDYDLGSTTLGLRSEYALASLPGFTLRTLIGWRYAYGDVKPKVTQAFAGSLGSFTVAGVPIDRNALVTETNLDYAVSSAVTVGLSYAGQVGSRASDNAFKGHVDVSF is encoded by the coding sequence GTGCCGACATTTGCTCGCTCCCTTCTTAGCCGCGTCAGCTTTGCGGCGCTGATCGCCGGCACGGGCGTCAGTGCGGCGCAAGCCCAGGATGCGACCTGGGTCGGAGGCGGCGCCCCCGTCACCAACGAGTGGACCCAGGACAACAATTGGAATCCGGGGACCGCACCGACCGGAACCGCGACCTTCGACGTCAGTGCGGTGAATTCGGTCCTCAGCAGCGGGCTGGTCAGCGTCAACGCAGTCAACTTCACGGCCGCCTCGTCGACCTACAACATCTCGACCAACGACATTTTCCTGCTCAACGGCACCGGCATTGCCAACGCCAATACGGGCGCCACCCAGACGTTCAACGTCAATTCGAGCATGGTGTTCAACAACAGCAGCTCGGCCAGCGCCGGGCTTGGTGGCGTGACTTATAGCGTCGCCGGCGCCATGGCGTTCCACGGCACCAGCACGGCCGGCACCGCGCTGATCAACAACAGTATTCTCGTCGACTTCTTCGACAACAGCACGGCCGGGAACTCGACGATCTTCAACAACCTGAACCTCGGGTTCAATAATTCGAGCACGGCCGGCAACGCCAACATCATCAACAATTTGAACGGCTTGGTCCAGTTTGCCGACTCCAGCACCGCCGGCGGCGCCAACATCCTCAACAACAGCGGCGCAATCCAATTCCTCAACACCAGTAGCCTCGGCAGCGCCCACATCGTCAATGTTGCCGGCTCGACGACCCAGTTCTCCAACAGCAGCTCGGCCGGGTCGGGGTCGATTGCCAACACCGGGACCGTGAGCTTCAACAATACGAGCACGGCCGCGAGCGCCAATATCCAAAATGGCAATTCCCTCGTTTTCAACGATTCGAGCACGGCCGGCAACGCCATCATCAACAACCTTGGCGCCGGCTCGACGATCGACTTCTTCAACACCAGCAGTGCCCTCGGCGCCAACATCACGAATAACGGCACGTCCTTCCTCGATTTTCACGCTTCGAGCACCGCCGGCAACGCCAACATCACCAACAACGCCTCCGGGACAATCCAGCTTTTCGACAGCTCGACCGCCGGCAATGCGACGATCTCCAACGCGCTGAACGCAACCACGCAGCTCTTCGGCACCGCGACGCTCGGCAACGCCACGATCACCAATGGCGGCAATATCACCTTCAACGGCTCGAGCACGGCCGGTAACGCCACCATCACCACCAATAGCGTCGGCGATGTCGTTTTCAGCGGCACCAGCAGCGGCGGCCGGGCGAGCTTCATCACCAATGCCGGCGGCGTCTTCGACATGTCGTTGCTGACATCGGCCGGGATGACCGCCGGCTCGATCGCGGGCGCGGGAAATTATTTCCTCGGCTCCAAGGTGCTCACGGTCGGCGGCAACAATCAGTCGACCAGCGTGAGCGGCGTTATTTCCGATGGGGGCTTCGGAGGCGGCACCGGCGGTTCGCTTATCAAGACCGGCACCGGCACGCTCACCCTTTCAGGCTTGAACACCTATTCGGGCGGTACCTTCCTGAACGGCGGCGTCCTGGCGGTCTCGTCCGATGCCAATCTCGGCGCCGCGTCCGGCGGCCTCAGCTTCGACGGCGGCACGCTGCGCGCCGTCGGCACGCTGAGCTCGGCGCGCTCCGTGACACTCAATCCGGGCGGCGGCACGCTGGACGCCGCAACCGGCGGAATCACGCTCTCGAGCAATATCATCGACGGCAGCGGGCCGGGCGGCCTGACGATCATGAGCTCCGGCGGAGGTAGGCAAGTTCTCCTCTCCGGCAACAACAGCTATTCGGGCGCGACCATCGTCGCCCCGGGCGGGGTGCTGGTGGCGGGCTCGGCGAATGCGTTCTCGAAGAACTCGGATTTCACTGTCAACGGCAATGTCGCACTGGGTGGATTCAACAGCACGATCAAATCACTGTCGGGCAGCGGCAGCGTGGCGAATGTGTTCGGCGGCCCCGCGACGCTGACGATCGCGCCCCCGAGCGGGACGACGACCTTCTCGGGCGGCATCTCTGACAGTCCGGGCAACGCCCTGACCTTGGCCAAGGCAGGCGCGGGCACGCAGGTCCTCACCGGAGCCAATACCTATACGGGCGGCACGATGCTCAATGCCGGCACGCTGGGCGTGGGCAATTCCTCGGCCCTCGGCACGGGCCCGCTGACGATGCAGGACGGGACGACGCTGCAATTCGTGAGCAGCGCGATGCTGAGCAATGCGATCAATTTTCCGGGCGTTGACCCGACGATCGACACCGGCGGCAACGCGGTGGTTCTGGCGGGCGTGATCTCCGGCACCGGCGGGATCACCAAGATCGGCTCGGGCTTCCTCTTTCTGAACGGGATCGACACCTATACGGGTGCGACCACGGTTTCGGCGGGAACGCTCATCGTGAACGGCTCGATCGCGAGCTCGGCCGTGACGGTCGCCGGCGGCGCGGTGCTCGGCGGCGGCGGCACGGTTGGCGCCCTCACGGTGCAGGGCGGCGCGACCGTCACGCCTAGCCGGGCCGGCGGCTTCATAGTGCCTGGCGGATCGCCCTTCGCGACGCTGAACGTCTCTGGCAACGTGACCTTCGCACCGGGCTCTACCTTCCTGGTCGGCGTCAACGCGGCCGGCCAGAGCGACAAGCTCCTTGCGGCCGGCACGGCGACTTTGCAGGGCGGCACCGTGCAGGTGCAGGCGGCTTCCGGCATGTATATGCCGACGACGCGCTACACCTTGCTGACCGCGAATGGCGGGGTATCCGGGACCTTCGCGTCGCTCACGACCTCGACCAATCTCGCCTTCCTGACGCCGACCTTGAGCTATGACGCTAACGACGTCTTCCTCGGCTTCACCCCGACCAAGACCTTCCCGTCAGTCGCAATCACCCGCAACCAGGCGACGACCGCGGCGGCCGTGCAGGCGCTGGGGCTCGGCAATCCGGTCTACAATGTCGTGCTCAACCAAAGCGTGGCCGGCGCCCGCCAGGCCTTCGATGCGCTCTCGGGCGAGGTGCATGCGAGCGCCGTGACCGCGGCATTCGAGGATTCGCGCCTGCCGCGCGACGCCATCCTCGACCGGCTGAGCCAGCACGAGGCTCCGACGCTCGGCGCCGCCACGACCATGACGGGCGCCTATGCGGCCGATCTGCCCTCGGGCAAGCATCCGAACCTCGCGCCAGTCGAGGTGCGCATGTACCAGCCGCATGTGTTCGGCGTCTGGGGCCAGGGTTTCGGCAATTGGGGCACGACCGGCAGCGACAACAATGCGGCGAAGCTCACCCGCGATACGGGCGGCTTCATCATCGGCGCCGACACGACGCTCTCGACCGGCTGGAGCGGGGTGTGGCGGCTCGGCGTCGCCGGCGGCTATACGGATGACAGCATCAAGGTCTCGGCGCGCTCCTCGAGCGGCGACTACCAGTCGATCTTCGGCGCCGTCTATGGCGGCACGAGCTATGGCGCCTTCGACCTCAAGCTCGGCGCCATCGCGGCCTCGACCGACACCCATACGAGCCGCTCAATCGTCTTCCCGATGTTCAGCGGCACCGCGAGCTCGAGCTATGGCGGCTATGCGGTGCAGGGTTTTGCCGAGGCCGGCTATCGCCTGCCCTTCCATTGGAGCATCTGGTCCTATGTGCCGGGCCTCGAGAGCCTGAGCGTGACCTATGAGCCGTTCTTGCAGGCGGCCATCGTGCATATCGGCCAGGACCGCTATGCGGAGACCGCCTTCGCGGCAGGCTTCGGCGGTGCGGCAGGCCTCGTCGGAGCGGCGCATGATTACGATCTCGGCTCGACGACGCTCGGCCTGCGCTCGGAATATGCGCTGGCGAGCCTGCCGGGCTTCACCTTGCGCACCCTGATCGGTTGGCGCTACGCCTATGGCGATGTGAAGCCCAAGGTGACGCAGGCCTTTGCGGGCTCGCTCGGCAGCTTCACGGTCGCCGGCGTGCCGATCGACCGCAACGCCCTCGTGACCGAGACCAATCTCGACTATGCGGTGAGCTCGGCCGTTACCGTCGGCCTCTCTTATGCGGGCCAGGTCGGCAGCCGCGCCTCGGACAATGCCTTCAAGGGCCATGTGGATGTGAGCTTCTGA